The Quercus lobata isolate SW786 chromosome 9, ValleyOak3.0 Primary Assembly, whole genome shotgun sequence region AGCCGCATCGGTGCTTCCTAGCATATAACTGGTTTGCTTATATTGAAACTAATTTCCTTCTAATGCATATACTGCCTAGCTAGAACTGCTTTTGGGTTTTGCAAGTGACACCTAAACATAGCTTTTTATGCACTTCAATTGCACTTGACTGAAAGAATAAACCATTGAAACAATGGCATATGCTTATGGATATCCTAGGGGGATCtgcttttcttttgttttgttttgagggAAAGGGGGCAGGGTTTTTGTACCTTCCATTACCAAATCTTGAAAAATCTCTTCCCAATTGCATATAAGATTCTTTGTTGCTTTGAATGTGAGAACGGGAAGTGGAAAAAAGCAGCTGTGCTGAGAAGAGAATCAGGTTATGCTCCACATTGTGAAGCTAAGAGGGACCTTACTTGACCGCATATCCTCGTGTCATATTCTTTTCCTCTAATCTTTTGCTTTATAGCTTTTCAGCAAAACCTTCGCTTTGATTtacattttttccttttgtgaCAACCATTTCAATCATAAAATGAAACACCATTAGGAATTCCTAAGTAGAAACAAGCTTCGGTGCAATGATAGCTTTGATGCAATGTCACTAGTGAAAAGAATCATAATTCTTCCTGGGTTCTTACCATTATCATCCATGATGCCTAATCTGGACTGCCTGGTTCAGTAGTAACAATCTCTCTTCTCCTTCTATACTCCATCAAGacatatttttgaaaacttgattCCATCAAAATAGTGTAAACATGATTGGCAATAAATTATACATTGAGAAAAGGCCAAAAACACTTGAACAGTGTGACAACTGATCGATAGGTATACGAAGATTGATCAACCATCAACAGGGTCAAGGTCCAAGATTCTTAGGTTTGATAGTTGGGTATACTCTAGTTTTACCTAAGCCATATATATCTTATCCAACTTTGTTTTGACTAGGACGTTTCATGGGAGAAATCAAGACCCATTGGCTCTATAGGCAAAAGCATTTATCTTTACAAATTTCCCAAATATTTTCCATTTGAAAATATTGCATTTGTACGTCAAGCATTTTTAGGTGTTTAAAATGTATGTATAACATTAGCATTGATTTTCGCACTCTCCTTATCGTAAATCatcaatttcaagttttaaatatggacattaataaaaaaaaaaaaaggtggacattacatttgaaaatatgaaCATTGTATGTACGGAGTGTATATCAACAAATGTTAGAGAACAATTACCGATATAATAACATACTGCCAACTGTACACTATATAAACCAATTTTTGtatagttagaaaattcaatgcCGGCCTATGTTGACAATTGTGCAAAAATAcctattaaataatttttaaattcgGATTTGTTGTTAATTTGATTCTTGAAGTTTGGATTTGGTCACTTTGATAGCCATctatctaaaattaaaagttactTTGATAGCCTCGTTACATTAAAAGTCACTTGACATATATGAATGCGAGTTGAAAATTTTAGGGAAGAATttcataagaaatataaaataaaaagtagtttaaggaaaattcaaaatctcaaacttctttttattttgtttttattttcgtATGAATTCACTTAAAggatttctttttcaaatcaCCACGTCCAATGACATTTGTATAGGAAaagtaagagaaaaaaaatttggatagaAAGTGTAGGGATGAAGGGCCTAGATATGGGTATTGGGCCGTGGGCTGCGCCCGAGGATACCAAATAGTTCGAGGACAGGTAAATGCTAGTGGAGACATATAGATTAATGGTTCGTGGAAAAATTTTGGTCATAAGGAACTGGAAATGTTGTCTGAGGAGAAATACTTCCTCGGCTAAACAGAGTAGAGGTCAAAGGTCCGACCCTTCGTCAAGAACAAGGCAATAGGTAATCATGCTGGCAAAGATAAACATCAGATAAGGATAAGACAAAAGAGAGTTGGGAAATATCTGagaagaaagctgctaccaccgcattgaatgctctgcagctaaccccctggccgcattaatgtgaaggtgatacctgaatagtaGCATTCAGTTTTACAACTACCCCAAAGTCTTTAGGAATGTGccgatgggacaagtatcaaagCCAACAATCtgatctacacgtggagggctGAGATGAAGTAAGGAAGgggaatataaagaagaaaaatctcATTACAAAAGGATCATTAGATAATCTGTAAAAAACCACTGTACACTCAAgaaatgtaatttttgttaagtttaagagaaatatataagaacaaccTTCCTTGGACTTTGCTGAGAAGGATTTTCCTTGCCCAAAACTGTTTGTTTTATGCTTTCTAATTACAACTATCCTACTGACATCTAACTCATTGAAAGTTTAGTTTCAAACCCActatctacaaattcattgttttgggctctttgggccattggtttttcttttgggctttgcgaccaaatcgtgtccttacaattggcgcagTCTATAGGGAATTTGAACATTCTTGAGCTCATTCAATCATGGTAGGATCAGGACCACATCGTGAAGAATCTGTAGGATCCTAACGTCAAGATCAATTTCTTAATCTTGAACAAAGGAGGGAGTGTGAAGTTAGTGTGCACACCACTCATACAAGTAGGAGTCATTCTAGAAGTGGGAGCCATGTGTCTCATGGAGAAAAAACTAAGAACGTGTAGCTGGAGATAGATCATTTACGGAGGAAGTTACACCGTAAGCAAAGGAGAGGGACTCCTTCAAGCTCAGAATCTCattctgatgatgatgaaggtAGCTATAGGCCTAGGGCAAGGACTGCTCTTAGTGAGTCTTTCTTTTGTGATGAAGACTGCCATTATAGGCGGAAGAGCAGAAGCCCATCTCGCAGGGGCTTAGGAAATGATGCTATGGGTGGGGCCTTACACCAAATCTCCAAGTCACCATTCACACGAAGGATTGAAGGGGGAAAACTTCCTTGACGGTTTACTCAACCAACATTTACCATGTATAATGGTAGGATGGACCTGGTGGAACATGTTAACCATTTCAACCAAAGAATGGTTGTCCACTCAAAGAATGAAGCCTTAATGTGTATGGTATTCCCATCTAGCTTGGGGCcagtggcgatgagatggtttgacggATTGGAGGAAGGATCAATTAGCTCTTTTCAAGAGCTTACTAGGGCTTTTAGGGCTCGATTTGTTACATGTAGCAGGGTTCCTTGTCCTTTGGATTTCTTGCTGTCTATGGTCATGCgagagggagagactctgaagaTGTACTTagataggtattgggagatgttcaataaaatagatgtaaattttgatgATGTAGCAATAAGGACATTTAAGGTCAGCCTACTTGCTGAGCATGATTTAAGGAAGTTTTTGACAAGGAAGCTTGCTAAAAGCATACGACAGCTCATGGATCGAATTGATGAATATAAACGGGTTGAGGAGGACCAATAATAGGGAAAGGAGAAGACTAAAGTAATTCCCCAAGACTGAAAGGATTTCAGATAGATAGGTACAATAATAATAGGCCCTGAAGAGATTTTGCTGGACATACTAGGTTTGCTACTGCCCAAGTAGTCAGCACTATGTTCAGCGAGACTGTACCCCAAATCCTGGAGAGGATAAAGAATAAAACATAtttcaaatggccaaataagatgaGAGGAGACCTCACAAAGCGCAATCAAAGTCTTCATTGCCAGTATCATTAGGATCGAGGACACACTACAGAAGAGTGTAGGACTTTATGTGATCACCTGGAGCAGCTAGTTAAAATTGGGAAACTGAAGCAATTTTTATATAAGCCCAATGGACAGGGAAGCCAGACAGGGTCAACACATCAAAAGGAGGCTTCTTTAAGACCGCCCTTGGGGACAATCAGTATTATTCTTGCTGCCCCAAGTAGGACTGGTTCCTATCCATCTAGGGTGATGTCTATAGCCCGACCACATGTTGAGGACTTGACCTTTGATTCTAAGAGGGGTAGAATGGAAGTCCGACCAACTCTAAGCTTTTCTGATAAGGATAAGGTGAGAACTTTACAGCCATATGATGATGCCCTAGTGGTTACCCTCAAGATTGGAGGGTACGATGTGAAGAAGGTTTTGGTAGATCAAGATAGCAATGCAGAGATCATGTACCTTACTCTGTACAAAGGGCTCAATCTAAAACCCGAAGACCTAGCTTATTATGACTCTCCTCTGGTGG contains the following coding sequences:
- the LOC115961287 gene encoding uncharacterized protein LOC115961287, giving the protein MYNGRMDLVEHVNHFNQRMVVHSKNEALMCMVFPSSLGPVAMRWFDGLEEGSISSFQELTRAFRARFVTCSRVPCPLDFLLSMVMREGETLKMYLDRYWEMFNKIDVNFDDVAIRTFKVSLLAEHDLRKFLTRKLAKSIRQLMDRIDEYKRVEEDQ